In the genome of Corallococcus soli, the window CCCGGCCGCCAGGTCGAACGTCGCCAGCTGTTCCGGCTGGAGCGAGAACGCCAGGTCCGCGAGCCTTTCGTCCGGTGCGTCCTCCTCCTGCCCGTCCCCGTCCTCCGCCGCGTCGTCCGCCTCCCCCAGCCACCGGACCAGCGACTGCGCCTCGGCCTCCTCCACCATCCGCGTCAACCGGGGCTCCGGGGGCAGCAGGGGCGTCAGCGCACCGCGGGCCCTGGACGCCAGCTCCGCGTCCCCGGCCTCCAGGGCGCGCTCGTAGAGGCCCTGCAACGACCGATAGGCGCCCCGGGGGTCCTTGTGGGCCGTCTCCCGCACGCCGCGCACCAGCGCTTCCAGGGAGCGCGTGGGCGGCACCTCGCGCACGCGCTCGCGCGCCTCCGCCACGTCGTTGCGCAACGCCAGGCTCCGCGCGCGATCCGCGTCCGTGCCCAGCCGCAGCAGCAGCTCATGGGCCAGGTCCAGGTCGCGTCGCTTCTGCACCAGGTCGATGACGTTCTCGCGCGCGCGGGTGGCCAGCAGCTCCGCGATGGCCAGCCGGGCGCTCACCGGCGGCCGCTGCCGGTCCGGCTCAGGCGGGCGCTCGAAGATTTCGAAGGGGGCCTCCTCCTCCAGCGGCTCCAGCGGACGTCCGAAGAGGTCCGCCACCTTCACCGCGCGGGCCAGTCGCACGAAGCCCCGGTCCAGCGAGGTGAGCGCGCCCGCCGGAAGCGCACCCGCGCGATGCGCCTTCTCCACGCGGCGCAGCGCCTCCTCGAACTCCTCCAGGGCCTGGGCCGCGCGTCCCGCCAGGCCCTGCGCGAGCACCCCGGCCCGGCCCCGCTGGGCGCCCAGCGCGAGCAGCAACCGCGCGTCCGCGGCGGTGTGGATGCCCACCCGGTCCAGCTCGCGGTCGAGCGCCACGAGCACCGGCAGGGACAGGTCCTCCGGCCCCTTCACCTTGCGCCCGAAGGGCCAGGACCAGGCCGGGGCGCTCCGGCCCGGTGCCGCAGGCTGCCGCAGCCCATCCAGGCGCTGCCTCAGCGGGGTGAGTCGCCGCGCCAGCACGTCTCAGCGCCGCCTTCCGTCCAGGGGCGTCACGCTCACAGCGCGGCCCGCCGCTCCAGCACCTGCCGGCTGAAGCGCCCGAAGTCCTCGTCGATGCCGCGAAGCTGGGTGGTCAGCTTGCGCGCGCTGCCTCCCAGCTCACCCGGGAGCGCCTCCAGGATGCCCAGGGTGGCCTTGAGCCGCACGAGCTCGCCCTCCTTGAGCGCGAGCAGCGGGAAGCGGCTGCGCACCAGTCGCTCGAAGGTGCGCTCCGCGTCGCCACGCGCGGTCAGGGACTCCGGGGTCGGCAGCGCGGACAACAACTGCGTCAACCAGCTGCGCAGGTACTTGATGCGGGACTGGAGGAAGGACAGCTCCGCCTCCGCGATCGCCGCGCGCACCGAGTCGGAGAGGAACGCCGCCGCGGAAGGGGGACGCGCCGCCATCAACTGACTGTCCAGCCCCACCAGCGCCGCCAGCTCCCCATCCGGCGCCTGCGTGGACAGCTCGCCCCGGTAGTAGGTGTACGCCTCGCCGCTGAGCACCGCCGTGGGCGCGGGCGGGGGACTGGCCACCTCGCGCGACAGCACGCGGGCGTGCTCCCGAAGGCGCGTCTCCATCAGGTCGCGGCACTCGACGAGCACCGGCTCGGCCGTCACGCCCTCGCGCCGCAGGTTCTCCGCCACCGCCTGCACCGCGCGGCCATACTGCTCGATGCGCTCGAACGGGGTCGCGCCCAGCACCTCGCGCGCGTACGCCACGCTCAGCGGCTTGAGCAGCTCCTGCTTCAAGCCCGCCTGCGAGGGGTCCAACGCCGTCAGCGCCTTCTCCAACTGCGTGAGGCGCCGCGAGTCCGCGGAGAGCGCATCCAGCGGATCCTTGCGCCCCCGGGACGCCCCCGCGGGGAACGCCGCCGACACCCGCCGCCGCAGCGCCGTCACCACCCGGAGGCGGGTGTTCCGGTCGGCCTCGCGCAGCGGCTCGTGCAGGGCGGGCACGGTCTCCGTCAGGAGCACCGCCAGCGAGCCCATCACCCCCAGCTCCTCCTCCAGGTTCTCCGCGAGCCCGACCAGCCACTCCATCTTCACGCCGTCCTCGAAGGCCAGCCCCTCCGCCGCGGACGCGCTCATCTCCAGCGCCTGCTCCAGGAACCGCGCGGACGCTTCGCACAGCGCGGCGTGGCCCGACCGCAGCTCCGGCACGGCGCGGCACAGCTCCAGGACGTCGCGGATGGCGGTGAGCAGCGCCACGCCGCCCCTTCCCTCCCCCTGCCCCGCCATGCCCCGCGCCAGCCGCTGGTCCAGCGCCGCCACCAGCGCGCGCGCCGCGACCAACAGCGGCGCCCGGTTCTGGCCGTGGCGCGGGCCCGGCACCAGCTTGGCCAGCACGCCGCGCGCGGTGCTGGACACCACGCCCGCCTGCCAGTTGCGGCTCAGCGCTTCCGCGGCGTTCACGTCGTCGGTGGCCGCGAGCGTCGTCGCCTCGCGCTCCACGCCCCCGCCCAGCTCCTGGCGCACCTTGCCCAGCACCTCGTCGAAGGTGCGCTGCTCCAACCGGACGATCTCCAGCTGCGCCCGCTCCCGGGGGTCCACCGCCGCCTTGAGCAGCGCGTCCGCCTCCGCCGCGGGCGGGCCTCCGAGCAGGAAGAACCAGCGCAGCGCGTCCAGGTCCTCCACCGTCGCCTCCAGCGACCGGTCCGGACGGCGGTAGATCTGATCGCGCACCACCGCCGCCTTCAGCGTCCACAGCGCCTTCACCACCGACCGCTGGGAGAAGTACTTCGTGGGCACGTAGTCCGGCAGCTTCGACACCTGCGCCACCAGCGAGCGCTCCAGCGCGTCCGTCAGCATCTCCACGCCTTCGAGCACGTTGCCGGGCACCCTCACCTGCGCCACCGCGTCCTGGAGCAGATCCAACTGCTGCAACGTCAGCGTGGCGCGCAGGTCCGGCCGCGTTCCGTGCACGAAGCGGTGCAGCATCGCGGCCCGGCTCTCCCGCCGGGCGAAGGCCTTGGGCACGAAGCAGATGAAGCTCAGCCGGTCCGCGAACGCCAGCAACAGCTCCGGCGAGCGCGCGAGCACATCCGTGAGGTAGCGGTTGCTCGTCATCACGACGCACTCGGTGCGGCCGGCCGTCACCTTGCGCCCGTGCTTCAGCTCCCGCTCGTACATCACGTTGAGGATGGAGCGCAGCAGCATGTCCCGGCCGTCGAAGACCTCGTCCAGGAACGCGTGCACCGAGCCCAGCATGCCCTCGTCGGTGAGGTACTCCGTGCGCCCCGTCTCCGTGAGGACCTTGAAGTCCACCGGCCCGATGAGGTCCGTCTGCAGGGTGGATTCAGCGATCTGCTTGGAGAACAGCGAGGGCAGCCCCGACGTCTCGTCGGTGATGCGGCCCAGGACGGCGCTGGCCACCGCGCTCTTGGCCGTGCCGGGAGGCCCCACCACCAGCACGTGCTCCCGGCACAGGAGCGCCAGCTCGATCTGCGTGAAGAGCGTCTCGCGCTCCAGATACGTCTCCCGGAGCTCCCCGAAGAAGCGACGAAAGCACTGGGCGGCCTGCAGGTAGGGAGGAGGCGAGGTCACGGAGGGCCCGAGGAGAGCGGAGAAGGACGCATGCTACCCGCCCCCCTTCCCCTATTTGAAGTGCACCGCGCAGGCCCCGTCGGGGCAGTTGCGACCCGCGATGCGGAAGCGGTAGCGGGCCACCATCCCATAGACCACGTCCGAGAGCTGGCGCACCCCCGGCACGTAGTACACGTAGAGCAGCCGGCCCAGCGGGCGTCGTCCCAGCGCCCGCACGATGGCCTCCGCCCCCTCCAGGACCCGGCCATCCGCCTGGATGAGCTGCATGGCCTTCTCGCACCGCTCGGCGGTGACGCCGGGGAAGGCCTCCAGGACCCCCTCGTCGCGGAACGAGAGCAGCTGCGTGCCCTGGTTGCCCACCAGCTTCCGCATCTCCCTGGCGGCCCCACTGCAGACACGGCAGTGGCTGTCGTAGAGGACCACGTCATGTCCCGGCGGCGTTGTCTGGAGCGTCGTCACGCGTCACCTCCCCACGGGCTTCCCTGTCTTCTATGTCAACGGGCCTTGAGCATGTCATGCAGCTGGCCATGCACGCTGCGCCAGATGTCGTGCTGTCGTTCAATGGGATCCATCAGCGCGAGCCCCACCGACGTCGCCGGCGAGCTGCCCTGGAAGGCCGAATACTGTCGGATGCGCGTCCCTCCGGTGCCGTCGTCATCGAAGATGAAGCGGTTGGTGCCTCGCAGCGGGTGGCCGTCCAGCGTCGTGATGTGGACGGTGCGCTGCTCCGCGTCGAGCTTCACGGTGATGGGCGCCCACACCGGCGGCGGCCCCTGCTCCTCCAGGAACAGCCGGGCGCCATCCGTCAGCGCGCTGGCCGCCGGCCGCAGGAAGATGCCCGCCGCGCCGAAGAGCAGCTCCGGGTGGCCCACGAAGGCGGCGTAGGCGTCCTTCGCGGACACGCCCGGGATGGTGCTGGTGTAGTCCGTCAGCGACGTGGGTGCGCCCGCGATGGGAGGACTCGGCTCCAGTTGCCCCAGGTGCTTGCGCGCGTAGGCGTCCATCGCGGTGCCCACGTCCAGCGTCACGCTCACCGCCGCCGCCTGGGTCTGCTCCAGGAGCAGCGCGCCCTGCTTCACCTGCTCCTTCAGGGACCCCGTGGGCCGGGGCGGAAACGCGCCCCCCACGCCGAAGTCGAAGCCGTTGTCCTCCCGCGCCCGGGGGGCCACCGGGGAGGCCCGCGCGGAGGTCGCGGCGGGCACGCCCCCGCCCCGGAACACCTCCACGGAGTTGGGCGGGGCCGACGTCACCGGCCGGCCAGCGGGCTCCGCGCGCGACGGGGCGGGGCCAGACAGGACTTCGGGGGCGGGGGCTTCAGGCAGGACGCCGGACAGCAGGGACTCGATACGGGACATGGCGGAACACCTTCCGGGAGGCAGCGAGGAACCCGCCTGCTCCTTGCAGCACCACCGCCAGCCCGGACCGCGTGAAATCGCGGGGTTGTCCTCCCCCTTCATCCTGCGCCCGGCACTCCCATCCACCGCGCGGGAAGGGACCCGGGCAAAGAAGAAGGGCCGGCGCCCCTCGTCGGAGCACCGGCCCTGGAGCGTCAGCCCCCGCCGCGCTGGGGCGGGGGCCTCATGGCCTTACGACTGGCGGAACTCGGCGTCCACCACGTCGTCCTTGGCGGACGGCTGGGCGCTGGAGCCCGGCGCCGCGGACGGCTCGCCACCCGGAGGAGGCGTGGCACCCGGCGCGCCGCCGGTGGCGCGGTACATCTCCTCCGCCGCCTTGAAGCTGGCCTGCTGGAGCTTGTCCAGGGCCGCCTTGATGGCGTCCTTGTCCTGGCCCTCGCGGACGGAGTTCAGCTCCGCGACACCGTCCTCGATGGCCTTCGCCACCTCGGGGGTGAGCTTGTCCTTGTTCTCCTTGACCATCTTCTCCGCGGCGTAGGACTGGCTCTCCGCCTGGTTCTTCACCTCGATGAGCTCGCGGCGCGCCTTGTCCGCGGACTCATTGGCGCGAGCGTCCGTGACCATCTTCTCCACTTCGTCCTTCGACAGACCGGACGAGTGGCTGATGGTGACCTTCGTCTCCTTGCCCGTCGCCTTGTCCTTGGCGTTGACGTTGAGGATGCCGTTCGCGTCGATGTCGAACGTCACCTCAATCTGCGGCACGCCGCGCGGCGCCGGGGGCATGCCCGTCAGGTGGAAGCGGCCGAGGCTGCGGTTGTCGCCCGCCATCTCGCGCTCACCCTGCAGCACGTGGATCTCCACCTGCGTCTGACCGTCCGCCGCCGTGGAGAAGGTCTCCGACTTGCGCGTGGGGATGGTCGTGTTGCGCTCGATGAGCTTCGTCATCACGCCGCCCAGCGTCTCCACGCCCAGCGACAGCGGCGTCACGTCCAGCAGGAGGATGTCCTTCACCTCGCCGGAGAGCACGCCGGCCTGCACCGCGGCGCCCACCGCCACGACCTCGTCCGGGTTCACGGTGCGGTTGGGCTCCTTGCCGAACAGCCGCTTCACCGCCTCCTGCACCATCGGGATGCGCGTGGTGCCGCCCACGAGCACGACCTCGTTGAGGTCCTTCGGATCCAGCCCCGCGTCCTTCAGACACTTGCGGCACGGCTCCAGCGAGCGCTCCACGAGGGGGCCGATCATCTGCTCGAACTTGGCGCGCGTGAGCTTCACGTTCAGGTGCTTGGGACCCGAAGCGTCCGCCGTGAGGAACGGCAGGTTGATGTCCGTCTGCATCGCGCTGGACAGTTCGATCTTGGCCTTCTCCGCCGCCTCCTTCAGGCGCTGGATGACCATCTTGTCCTTGCTGACGTCCAGCCCGGTGTCCTTCTTGAACTCGCTGATCAGCCAGTTCATGAGCTCCAGGTCGATGTTGTCACCGCCCAGGTGCGTGTCACCGTTGGTGGCCAGCACGTCCACGACGCTCTCGCCCACTTCCAGGATGGACACGTCGAAGGTGCCGCCGCCGAAGTCGTAGACGGCGATCTTCTCATCCTTCTTCTTGTCCATGCCGTACGCGAGCGCGGCCGCGGTGGGCTCGTTCACGATGCGGCGCACCGTGAGGCCGGCGATCTCACCGGCGTCCTTGGTGGCCTGGCGCTGGGCGTCGTTGAAGTACGCCGGGACGGTGATGACCGCCTCCGTCACCTTCTCACCCAGGTAGTTCTCCGCGGCGCGCTTGAGCTTCAGCAGCACCTGCGCGCTGATCTCCGGCGCGCTGAACTGCTTGCCGCTGATGTCCACGCGCGCGTCGCCGTTGGTGCCCCGGGCCACCTTGTAGGGGACGAGCTTCGACTCCTCGGAGATCTCCTCGAACCGGCGGCCCATGAAGCGCTTCACCGAATAGACGGTGTGCTCCGGGTTGGTGATGGCCTGACGCTTCGCCACCTGACCGACCAGGCGCTCCCCATCCTTCGTGAACGCGACCACGGACGGCGTGGTGGGTGCACCCTCTTCGTTGACGATGACCTTGGGCTCGCGACCCTCCATGATCGCCACCACGCTGTTCGTGGTGCCCAGGTCGATTCCGATAATCTTGCCCACGGTTCCCATCCTCTGGAAATAACTGCGTTTTTCCTGCGAAGTCCTGATGTACGCCCAACGTAACCACCCCCCCTGGTGTGTCAAACGACAGGGTGGGTTTCCGCTGGGCGCTCGGGGCCCTGGCCCAAAGGTGATGACGCCCCCTGCGTAGCGCAGTGCGCAGCGCCACGCCGGGCCGCGTCACCTGCCTGCCACTCGGGCGCCACGGGTGCGTAACGCGCTCTACACCGCCGTCACCCTGCGGTAGCAACCGAGCGGTCACACCGACGACCAGCAAACCATGCAACCCCTTGAAACTTCAGTGACTCCGGCGCCTGACACCTTGCGTTAACGGTTGGCGAGAAAAGTGCACAGTCCAAACCGCGTCATCACTGTCATACCTGCCCCCCGCCCCCTGGAGTCGTCCATGCTGGTCCAGCCCCTTCGTTCCACGGACTTCCGCCGCGCCCCATCGGCGCTTCCGTCCGCCGAGCCGAAGGTCGCGGTCATGCTGAACGCGAACGCCCGCAAGGTGGACGCCCGGGTGGTCAAGCTGCTGTCGCACGTGGTGCCGGAGGAGGACCTCTTCCTGTCGCGCTCGCCCCTGGACGCGCGCCGCATCGCGCAGACGGTGCTGGAGCGGGGCTACCCCACGGTGTTCACCGGCGGCGGCGACGGCACCTTCATGGGCTTCGTCAATGAGGTGCTGCAGCAGGTGGGCCCGCGCGGGAAGTTCGCCGGGCAGGCCGCGCCGCGCTTCGGCATCCTCAAGCTGGGCACGGGCAACGGCATCGCGGCGTTCGTCAACGCCTCCAGCACCCGGGGCGACGGCATCCTCAACGACGTGGTGCGGGCCCGCGCGGCGGAGTTCCCCAGCGTGCGCGCCATGGACCTGGTGCAGGTGGACGGCCAGCGCGCGCCCTTCGCGGGGCTGGGCGTGGATGGCAAGGTGCTCAACGACTACATCGCCGTGAAGGAGACCCTGGGCAAGGGCATGTTCAAGCGGGTCATGTCCGGCGGCGGCGGCTACTTCTCCGCGGTGGCCTTCAAGACGGTGCCGCACTACCTCACCAGCTCCGTGCTGGTGGAGTGCGAGGTCGTCAACGGCGCGGCGGAGGCGTACCGGCTGGGCGCGGAGGGCCACGAGGTGGGCGGCCCCATCGCTCCGGGCGCGGTGCTCTTCCGGGGCAAGCTGATGATGGCCGCCGCGGGCACCATGCCCTTCTACGGCTACGGCTTCCGCATGTTCCCGTACGCGAATGACCGCCGGGGCTACCTCCAGCTGCGCCTGGGGCAGGTGTCGCCCACGCAGGTGCTGGCCAACCTGCCCCGCCTCTGGAACGGCCGCTGGGCCCCGGAAGGCCTGCACGACTTCCACGCGAAGGACGTCACCATCCGCTTCGCGCGCCCCATGCCCTTCCAGGTGGGCGGCGACGCGGCCGGCTACCGCGAGCAGGTCACGCTGTCGGTGGCCCCTGAATCCATCGAGCTGCTCGACTTCAACGGCATCCAGTAGCGCCGGGAAGGGGGCCCTTCACGGGGGCCCCGGCCGGGAGCCGACAGCCGGCTCCCCCAACGGACACCCAGGTCAGCCCCGGTCGCGTGACGCGGGGGGCTTCTCGCCCGGCTCCTTGCGCCGCCCCACCGCGAACGCATAGCTGACGCCCGGCTTGTGGTTGTGCTCCTGGTGCAGGGCCAGCTCCTCGCGGAAGGCGGCGCTCTCCGGGGAGGCGGCCTGCGGCAGGTGCGCTTCCATGTCCCGGTAGAGCGCGTCCAGCTCCGTGTCGTGCAGCGACTCCACGGACTCCGGCTCGTAGCCCGCGCCCTCCAGGGCCTGGAGCAGCTCGCGCGGCAGGAGCAGCGGCGCGCCCAGGCGCTTCTCCCAGAAGTCGAGCACCGGCTTGGGCGTGAAGCGGCCCACGCGCGCCGGGAAGGTGAAGCCAACGCGGCCCCGCTTGCCCAGCAGCTGGCGGAACACGCGCAGCGACACGTCCAGCGGGTACTGCACGCGCCCCGGCACGAGGATGCCGTGGAAGGGCCCGTCCAGCATGCCCAGGGCGTCCGGGGCCACGCGGCGCACCTCGATGCGATCCGACAGGCCCTGGGAGCGCACGCGCTCGCGCACGGGGGACACCAGGGCTTCGTCGGTGTCCACGGCCACCACGGAGCAGCGCAGCTCCTGGGCCAGCAGCACGGCGGCGCTGCCCTCCGGCCCGCAGCCGAGCACCAGCACGCGGGCGCCGGGGTCCAGCTGGGCCACCTTGGCGAAGCGGCGCGTGGCGTCGTCGGAGCCGAACGCGCGCTGCGCACCCGGCGGGTGGTACAGCGGGAATGGCTCGGCGGGACTCATGCCACCCTCATATACGCAGCCCGGCCGGACTTCCAGCCACCGGAAGCCCCCTTCCCCACCCTGGGATGGAGCCCGCGCGACGCCTGCCTCACAGGTAGTAGACGATGCGCGGATCCTCGTGCAGCGCCTCATAGATGGCGCGGCGCTGCTCCTCCGACAGCAGGAACACCGCCACGCTCAAGGAGATGTAGT includes:
- a CDS encoding AAA family ATPase, which produces MTSPPPYLQAAQCFRRFFGELRETYLERETLFTQIELALLCREHVLVVGPPGTAKSAVASAVLGRITDETSGLPSLFSKQIAESTLQTDLIGPVDFKVLTETGRTEYLTDEGMLGSVHAFLDEVFDGRDMLLRSILNVMYERELKHGRKVTAGRTECVVMTSNRYLTDVLARSPELLLAFADRLSFICFVPKAFARRESRAAMLHRFVHGTRPDLRATLTLQQLDLLQDAVAQVRVPGNVLEGVEMLTDALERSLVAQVSKLPDYVPTKYFSQRSVVKALWTLKAAVVRDQIYRRPDRSLEATVEDLDALRWFFLLGGPPAAEADALLKAAVDPRERAQLEIVRLEQRTFDEVLGKVRQELGGGVEREATTLAATDDVNAAEALSRNWQAGVVSSTARGVLAKLVPGPRHGQNRAPLLVAARALVAALDQRLARGMAGQGEGRGGVALLTAIRDVLELCRAVPELRSGHAALCEASARFLEQALEMSASAAEGLAFEDGVKMEWLVGLAENLEEELGVMGSLAVLLTETVPALHEPLREADRNTRLRVVTALRRRVSAAFPAGASRGRKDPLDALSADSRRLTQLEKALTALDPSQAGLKQELLKPLSVAYAREVLGATPFERIEQYGRAVQAVAENLRREGVTAEPVLVECRDLMETRLREHARVLSREVASPPPAPTAVLSGEAYTYYRGELSTQAPDGELAALVGLDSQLMAARPPSAAAFLSDSVRAAIAEAELSFLQSRIKYLRSWLTQLLSALPTPESLTARGDAERTFERLVRSRFPLLALKEGELVRLKATLGILEALPGELGGSARKLTTQLRGIDEDFGRFSRQVLERRAAL
- a CDS encoding thiol-disulfide oxidoreductase DCC family protein, with translation MTTLQTTPPGHDVVLYDSHCRVCSGAAREMRKLVGNQGTQLLSFRDEGVLEAFPGVTAERCEKAMQLIQADGRVLEGAEAIVRALGRRPLGRLLYVYYVPGVRQLSDVVYGMVARYRFRIAGRNCPDGACAVHFK
- the dnaK gene encoding molecular chaperone DnaK: MGKIIGIDLGTTNSVVAIMEGREPKVIVNEEGAPTTPSVVAFTKDGERLVGQVAKRQAITNPEHTVYSVKRFMGRRFEEISEESKLVPYKVARGTNGDARVDISGKQFSAPEISAQVLLKLKRAAENYLGEKVTEAVITVPAYFNDAQRQATKDAGEIAGLTVRRIVNEPTAAALAYGMDKKKDEKIAVYDFGGGTFDVSILEVGESVVDVLATNGDTHLGGDNIDLELMNWLISEFKKDTGLDVSKDKMVIQRLKEAAEKAKIELSSAMQTDINLPFLTADASGPKHLNVKLTRAKFEQMIGPLVERSLEPCRKCLKDAGLDPKDLNEVVLVGGTTRIPMVQEAVKRLFGKEPNRTVNPDEVVAVGAAVQAGVLSGEVKDILLLDVTPLSLGVETLGGVMTKLIERNTTIPTRKSETFSTAADGQTQVEIHVLQGEREMAGDNRSLGRFHLTGMPPAPRGVPQIEVTFDIDANGILNVNAKDKATGKETKVTISHSSGLSKDEVEKMVTDARANESADKARRELIEVKNQAESQSYAAEKMVKENKDKLTPEVAKAIEDGVAELNSVREGQDKDAIKAALDKLQQASFKAAEEMYRATGGAPGATPPPGGEPSAAPGSSAQPSAKDDVVDAEFRQS
- a CDS encoding diacylglycerol/lipid kinase family protein, with the protein product MLVQPLRSTDFRRAPSALPSAEPKVAVMLNANARKVDARVVKLLSHVVPEEDLFLSRSPLDARRIAQTVLERGYPTVFTGGGDGTFMGFVNEVLQQVGPRGKFAGQAAPRFGILKLGTGNGIAAFVNASSTRGDGILNDVVRARAAEFPSVRAMDLVQVDGQRAPFAGLGVDGKVLNDYIAVKETLGKGMFKRVMSGGGGYFSAVAFKTVPHYLTSSVLVECEVVNGAAEAYRLGAEGHEVGGPIAPGAVLFRGKLMMAAAGTMPFYGYGFRMFPYANDRRGYLQLRLGQVSPTQVLANLPRLWNGRWAPEGLHDFHAKDVTIRFARPMPFQVGGDAAGYREQVTLSVAPESIELLDFNGIQ
- a CDS encoding SAM-dependent methyltransferase translates to MSPAEPFPLYHPPGAQRAFGSDDATRRFAKVAQLDPGARVLVLGCGPEGSAAVLLAQELRCSVVAVDTDEALVSPVRERVRSQGLSDRIEVRRVAPDALGMLDGPFHGILVPGRVQYPLDVSLRVFRQLLGKRGRVGFTFPARVGRFTPKPVLDFWEKRLGAPLLLPRELLQALEGAGYEPESVESLHDTELDALYRDMEAHLPQAASPESAAFREELALHQEHNHKPGVSYAFAVGRRKEPGEKPPASRDRG